A section of the Petrimonas sulfuriphila genome encodes:
- the cas2 gene encoding CRISPR-associated endonuclease Cas2: MICWVIYDIKKDKPRTKISKICKKVGLYRVQKSVFLGSLDENDKDTLELSVTELIDEETDSLYIFPMSKNELRQTVLLGQAFDKKLVTDDVKALFF, translated from the coding sequence ATGATTTGCTGGGTTATATACGATATCAAGAAAGATAAGCCACGCACCAAGATTTCTAAGATATGCAAAAAGGTCGGCCTTTATCGCGTACAGAAATCGGTATTCCTAGGAAGCTTGGATGAAAACGACAAAGACACCCTCGAACTATCTGTGACCGAGTTGATAGATGAAGAAACCGATTCTCTTTATATCTTCCCAATGAGTAAAAATGAACTTCGTCAAACAGTTTTGCTCGGGCAAGCATTTGATAAGAAGTTAGTAACAGACGATGTAAAAGCCTTGTTTTTCTGA
- the cas1 gene encoding CRISPR-associated endonuclease Cas1 yields the protein MQLIINTYGTYVHVKDDLFEVSLTKDGEKQKHHFASQKVTSILMSKGAALSTDAIILAMKNNIDIIVFEYDGMPIGRFWHSKPGSTSKIRKQQLDASLNEIGVHWTKSWLTKKIENQIEFLKRLKSHRLTSAEQIQEKIEIIKGISLKINGLKGSKIEDIDSTLRGLEGTSGRVYFRVLSSLLAERYQFEGRSFRPAADPFNAFLNYAYGVLYSRVEKVLVIAGLDPYVGFMHRDDYNMKSMVFDFIEPYRTYAEEVVFKLFSAKKINDSHTSKITNGYSLNAEGKNLLMQSLLSFLEEDTIRYNGRNQTRVNAMQMDAHQFANQLIKKT from the coding sequence ATGCAGTTAATCATTAACACATATGGCACGTATGTTCATGTAAAAGATGATCTGTTTGAAGTATCACTCACGAAGGATGGAGAAAAACAAAAACACCATTTCGCCAGTCAGAAGGTTACTTCCATATTAATGAGCAAAGGAGCGGCTCTCAGTACCGATGCCATAATACTGGCCATGAAAAACAATATTGATATTATTGTTTTCGAGTATGATGGAATGCCTATTGGTCGTTTTTGGCATAGCAAGCCGGGAAGTACCTCAAAAATTAGGAAGCAGCAGTTGGATGCTAGCTTGAACGAAATAGGTGTTCACTGGACAAAAAGCTGGTTAACAAAAAAAATAGAGAATCAAATCGAATTCTTGAAACGGTTAAAAAGCCATCGACTTACCTCTGCCGAACAGATACAGGAAAAGATTGAAATCATCAAAGGTATCTCATTAAAAATAAATGGATTGAAAGGCTCTAAAATAGAGGATATCGACAGTACTCTTCGAGGATTAGAGGGTACATCTGGGCGAGTATATTTCAGAGTGTTAAGTTCTCTTCTGGCGGAACGTTATCAATTCGAAGGGCGTAGTTTTCGCCCGGCAGCTGATCCTTTTAATGCTTTTTTAAATTACGCTTATGGCGTTCTATACAGCCGAGTAGAAAAAGTACTGGTGATTGCTGGGCTTGATCCGTATGTTGGATTCATGCACCGGGATGATTACAATATGAAAAGTATGGTCTTTGATTTTATTGAACCTTATAGGACATATGCTGAAGAAGTCGTATTCAAGCTCTTTTCAGCAAAAAAAATCAATGATAGCCACACGAGTAAGATCACAAATGGTTATAGCCTGAATGCCGAAGGAAAAAATTTATTGATGCAATCATTGTTAAGTTTTTTGGAGGAAGACACAATCCGTTACAATGGTAGGAATCAAACAAGAGTTAATGCTATGCAGATGGATGCTCACCAGTTCGCAAACCAATTAATAAAAAAAACATGA
- the cas3 gene encoding CRISPR-associated helicase Cas3': protein MEELQIDKEGLLSHPKKLLVDHLSVVAVIAKATVEEKGYRFVVKETEITNRQLSDLVWIAAISHDIAKATGYFQNYIRNPEEIHSNLKNHSLLSSVFAYFVASRYCEREFKDKLLQEFLPILVLIAVKRHHGNIQNLQKEILFSNEDIEYLSEQIKSIHAPSVELILSSLCDHWPIKITWRAFTEYWELASFQQRLKDFRLYFKLNYPKLDEKTQVELFNLFQVIYSALMYSDKNDVILKDVNTTNTTTDIIGCLNRYREKNGFNIPVSEINRIKNEAYFGTLEHLERVFIRDQHLYSITLPTGLGKTLTAFSVADKIRSLTGNINAKVTIVIPYTSIIDQNFEVYREVLETDSSEFLLKHHHLSEPRYKDSSEKVYEENQSQFLIETWQSETIVTTFVQFLETILSMDKTKLMKLVNLRNAVILLDEIQTIPYELWETVRKTFLSLGETLNIYFILISATQPLIFAPRVDIVELVPDHRKYFKVFNRTRLVYHKDKISFEDFIDIISDYIYNEPKKDVLIILNTKKAARRCFEELTKQEQEILDNVQYFFLSTLITPHERKEIIQKIKKRSHKRKIIVSTQLIEAGVDISVDTIFRQLSPIDSIIQSAGRANRYNEKEQVSDIFLYDIDDEHGKATSRIYGSDLMLKTRNTLSDIEVMEERDYLDLIDRYYEEVRKQSDETSSDLLDAIRDLRFMEIDLKLIQERKTESVFIQLNEEAKYVWERYVSLYDEELTPWERKTKFASFKSLFYDYVINVPVPYGETKINFDSEQVHGFYLSSLEQPSAFYSYSANDTRENIGYDTNKTSITI from the coding sequence ATGGAAGAGTTGCAAATCGATAAAGAAGGATTGCTTTCGCATCCGAAAAAGCTACTTGTTGATCATCTGTCAGTTGTAGCTGTAATAGCGAAAGCGACCGTGGAGGAGAAAGGTTACCGGTTCGTTGTAAAGGAGACTGAAATAACGAATCGGCAACTCTCCGACTTGGTTTGGATTGCAGCTATCTCTCATGACATCGCGAAAGCTACAGGCTATTTCCAGAATTATATCCGTAACCCAGAAGAGATTCATAGCAATTTGAAGAATCATTCATTGCTGTCGTCGGTTTTTGCCTATTTCGTCGCTAGCAGGTATTGTGAGCGAGAATTTAAAGACAAGCTGCTGCAGGAGTTTCTCCCGATACTGGTTCTGATAGCCGTGAAACGGCATCATGGCAACATCCAGAACCTTCAGAAAGAAATATTATTTTCTAACGAAGACATTGAATACCTTTCAGAACAAATCAAAAGCATTCATGCTCCTTCAGTTGAGTTAATTCTTTCGAGTTTGTGTGATCATTGGCCTATCAAGATTACATGGAGAGCGTTCACAGAATATTGGGAATTAGCAAGTTTCCAGCAGCGACTAAAAGATTTTCGTTTATACTTCAAGCTTAATTATCCGAAGCTGGACGAGAAAACGCAAGTCGAACTCTTTAATCTTTTTCAGGTAATCTATTCCGCATTGATGTACTCAGATAAGAACGACGTGATCCTGAAAGATGTTAATACTACGAATACAACGACTGATATCATAGGGTGCTTGAATCGATACAGGGAAAAGAATGGATTCAATATCCCGGTTTCGGAAATTAATCGAATCAAGAACGAAGCTTATTTTGGCACGTTGGAACACTTGGAGAGGGTGTTTATCCGTGATCAGCACCTCTACTCGATCACGTTACCTACAGGGTTGGGGAAAACACTAACGGCATTTTCCGTGGCTGATAAAATAAGGTCACTCACAGGAAATATCAACGCAAAGGTGACTATCGTTATCCCTTATACTTCGATCATTGACCAGAATTTTGAAGTGTATCGAGAAGTACTGGAAACCGATTCGAGCGAGTTTTTATTAAAGCATCATCATTTGAGCGAACCCAGGTACAAAGATAGTTCTGAAAAGGTGTATGAAGAAAATCAGAGTCAATTTTTGATTGAAACATGGCAATCTGAAACTATCGTGACAACGTTCGTTCAATTTCTGGAAACGATTCTTTCAATGGATAAAACCAAGCTAATGAAATTGGTTAACCTGAGAAACGCCGTAATCCTGCTTGATGAGATTCAGACAATTCCCTACGAGCTATGGGAAACGGTAAGGAAGACGTTCCTTTCGCTTGGCGAAACTTTAAATATATATTTTATCCTTATATCAGCAACACAGCCTCTTATATTTGCTCCGAGAGTGGATATAGTGGAATTAGTACCCGATCACAGAAAGTATTTCAAAGTATTTAATCGCACCCGGTTGGTCTATCACAAAGACAAAATCTCTTTCGAGGATTTCATCGATATAATTTCTGATTATATTTATAACGAACCTAAAAAAGACGTGCTGATAATCTTGAACACCAAAAAGGCCGCCCGTCGCTGCTTTGAGGAATTAACAAAACAGGAGCAGGAAATTCTGGATAACGTCCAATACTTCTTCTTATCCACGCTCATTACTCCCCACGAAAGAAAAGAGATTATTCAAAAAATTAAAAAAAGGAGTCATAAACGTAAAATAATTGTCTCCACTCAATTAATAGAAGCAGGAGTGGATATCTCCGTGGATACCATCTTCCGGCAGTTGTCTCCCATCGATTCAATTATCCAGTCGGCCGGACGCGCGAACCGATATAATGAAAAAGAGCAGGTATCTGATATATTCCTTTATGATATTGACGATGAGCATGGAAAAGCAACAAGTAGAATCTATGGTTCAGACCTAATGCTAAAAACTAGGAACACGCTCTCGGATATTGAAGTAATGGAGGAAAGAGACTATCTGGATCTAATTGACCGATACTACGAAGAGGTCCGAAAACAATCTGACGAGACTTCTTCGGATTTACTTGACGCCATTCGAGATTTGAGATTCATGGAGATCGATCTAAAACTCATCCAAGAGCGTAAAACTGAATCGGTCTTCATTCAATTGAACGAAGAGGCTAAATATGTATGGGAACGCTATGTATCTCTTTATGATGAAGAGCTAACACCCTGGGAGAGAAAGACAAAATTCGCGTCGTTTAAATCTCTTTTTTACGATTATGTAATCAACGTACCGGTTCCATACGGTGAGACGAAAATTAATTTTGACTCCGAACAAGTGCACGGATTTTATTTATCGAGTTTAGAACAACCTTCCGCGTTTTATTCCTATTCGGCTAACGACACGAGGGAAAATATCGGATACGACACGAACAAAACGTCCATCACAATTTAG
- a CDS encoding YebC/PmpR family DNA-binding transcriptional regulator — MGRAFEYRKATKLKRWGNMARVFTKLGKQITIATRDGGPDPENNPRLRVLIQQAKKENMPKENVERAIKKATDKDVSDYKEMVYEGYGPYGVAIVVETATDNPTRTVANVRSYFNKHGGSLGTSGSLEFLFDHKCVFKISPKEGVSLEDLELELIDYGVDEVEEDEGDIILYGEFKSYSDIQSYLEENGFEIHSAEFERIPHDTKSLSDEQRTQIEKLLEKFEEDDDVQNVFHNME, encoded by the coding sequence ATGGGAAGAGCATTTGAATACAGAAAAGCCACAAAGCTAAAACGGTGGGGCAATATGGCCCGCGTATTTACGAAATTAGGAAAACAGATAACCATCGCCACGCGCGACGGCGGTCCCGATCCGGAAAACAATCCACGATTGCGTGTACTGATACAGCAGGCAAAAAAAGAAAATATGCCAAAGGAAAACGTTGAACGCGCTATCAAAAAAGCGACGGACAAGGACGTTTCGGATTACAAGGAAATGGTTTACGAAGGTTACGGCCCGTACGGCGTTGCCATCGTAGTGGAAACCGCAACCGACAATCCTACCCGAACGGTGGCGAACGTCCGGAGTTACTTCAATAAGCACGGTGGATCACTGGGGACCTCGGGAAGTCTGGAGTTTCTTTTCGACCACAAATGTGTCTTTAAAATCTCTCCAAAAGAAGGGGTTTCATTGGAAGACCTGGAACTGGAACTTATCGATTACGGTGTTGATGAAGTAGAGGAAGACGAAGGAGACATTATCCTTTACGGTGAATTTAAATCGTACTCAGATATCCAGTCGTACCTCGAAGAAAACGGTTTCGAAATTCATTCGGCAGAGTTTGAACGTATTCCGCACGACACGAAATCGCTTAGCGACGAACAACGCACGCAGATTGAAAAACTGCTTGAGAAGTTTGAAGAGGACGACGATGTGCAAAACGTTTTTCACAATATGGAATAA
- the cas4 gene encoding CRISPR-associated protein Cas4: protein MSITPSHIIEYLYCPRFTYYEHVLCIPQFEERHYKVEKGRNLHDLKLERNRDYLRKRIGAVDKYLDQYLTNELLRGVVDEILVLKDGTMAPLDYKFAKFEERIYNTYQTQLECYAVLIEDNFHRRVDKGFLVYTRSANKLVEIVISETAKQEIRNICEQVNEIIFNNFFPKATKSKKRCIGCTYRNICIK from the coding sequence ATGTCTATCACACCATCACATATCATAGAGTACCTTTATTGTCCCCGGTTCACATATTACGAACACGTGCTTTGTATCCCACAATTTGAAGAGCGCCACTACAAAGTGGAAAAGGGGCGCAACCTACACGACTTGAAACTGGAACGGAACAGGGATTATTTACGCAAAAGAATCGGGGCCGTGGATAAATATCTTGATCAATATTTGACCAACGAGTTACTACGAGGAGTTGTTGATGAAATTTTAGTGTTAAAAGATGGCACAATGGCTCCACTTGATTATAAATTTGCTAAATTTGAGGAACGAATTTATAATACATATCAGACTCAATTAGAGTGTTATGCAGTACTAATTGAAGACAATTTTCATCGACGCGTAGATAAAGGCTTTTTGGTTTACACTCGCTCTGCGAACAAATTGGTTGAAATAGTAATAAGCGAGACTGCGAAACAAGAGATACGAAATATTTGTGAACAAGTGAACGAAATTATTTTTAATAATTTTTTTCCGAAAGCAACGAAATCTAAAAAAAGATGTATTGGCTGTACATATAGAAATATTTGTATCAAATAA